Proteins encoded together in one Halomicrobium urmianum window:
- a CDS encoding helix-turn-helix domain-containing protein — translation MSTTALRSATLSLSGAIHSSVFDQFDRSSAVSIVATRYLGPVENEQYVGLADLRGDLDVARDLLAESDRVLRYDVAGTDERGIVYAHYRSAGPVGELLTILYDNDVVLDWPIEHRQMGPETESRITIVGTDEGIQQAIADIPDVSELSLLRIGQVRAGNDASPLLTETQAALLDLAIEAGYYEVPRETTQSALADRLGITPGTVSDRLQRIERRVMTAYAQRPPDGSAR, via the coding sequence ATGAGCACTACCGCCCTCCGCTCCGCCACGCTCTCGCTCTCCGGGGCGATACACAGTTCGGTGTTCGACCAGTTCGATCGGTCGTCGGCGGTCTCGATCGTGGCGACCCGATACCTCGGCCCGGTCGAGAACGAGCAGTACGTCGGGCTGGCCGACCTGCGCGGCGACCTCGACGTCGCACGGGACCTCCTCGCGGAGAGCGACCGGGTCCTCCGGTACGACGTAGCGGGTACCGACGAGCGAGGCATCGTCTACGCGCACTATCGGAGCGCCGGTCCCGTCGGTGAGCTGCTCACGATCCTCTACGACAACGACGTCGTCCTCGACTGGCCGATCGAGCACCGACAGATGGGACCCGAGACGGAGTCCAGAATCACGATCGTCGGAACGGACGAGGGCATCCAGCAGGCGATCGCCGACATCCCCGACGTCTCCGAGCTCTCGCTCCTCCGAATCGGACAGGTGCGGGCGGGAAACGACGCGTCGCCGTTGCTGACAGAGACGCAAGCGGCACTGCTCGACCTCGCGATCGAAGCCGGATACTACGAGGTCCCCCGAGAGACGACACAGAGCGCTCTCGCCGATCGTCTGGGCATCACTCCGGGTACCGTGAGCGATCGCCTCCAGCGGATCGAACGCCGCGTGATGACTGCGTACGCCCAACGACCACCCGACGGGTCCGCGCGATAG